The proteins below are encoded in one region of Aeromonas jandaei:
- the xdhC gene encoding xanthine dehydrogenase iron sulfur-binding subunit XdhC — protein MMQPQSCPAVEIQCEINGKPYSYAVPPTMSLLHFLRGQGLISVKEGCSVGECGACTVRVNGTAIDSCLYLAVWADGKSIRTVEGERKGNELSDVQQAFIDEGAVQCGFCTPGLVMASAALLDKTERRPLTDAEIRRGLSGNLCRCTGYQNVVRAVKKCCKG, from the coding sequence ATGATGCAACCGCAAAGCTGTCCTGCAGTGGAGATCCAGTGCGAGATCAACGGCAAACCTTACTCCTATGCTGTGCCGCCCACCATGTCGCTGCTCCACTTCCTGCGCGGGCAGGGGCTTATCAGTGTGAAAGAGGGGTGTAGCGTCGGTGAGTGCGGCGCCTGTACCGTGCGGGTGAATGGCACGGCTATCGACAGCTGCCTCTATCTGGCGGTCTGGGCTGATGGCAAATCCATTCGTACCGTGGAGGGAGAACGTAAGGGGAATGAGCTCTCCGACGTGCAGCAGGCCTTTATCGACGAGGGGGCGGTGCAGTGCGGTTTTTGCACCCCGGGCCTCGTGATGGCGAGCGCCGCCCTGCTCGACAAGACCGAGCGCCGCCCTTTGACTGATGCGGAGATCCGCCGCGGCCTTTCAGGCAACCTCTGCCGCTGCACCGGTTATCAGAACGTGGTGCGGGCGGTGAAGAAGTGCTGCAAGGGTTGA
- the xdhB gene encoding xanthine dehydrogenase FAD-binding subunit XdhB: MFDIARYYKAHSVAEAVALRQADPEARLLAGGTDVMIQLHHLNAAYRHIVDIHDLPELKGVSELPDGSIRIGSGTTFTELIENELVQRRLPMLAEAAATIAGPQIRNVATYGGNICNGATSADSAAPTVALEAELEIAGPNGTRRIPIAGFHTGPGKVALQPAEILVAFHFAPDAHPQVGSHYFKYAMRDAMDIATIGCAAYCQIEDGHFKSLRLAYGVAAPTPVRTPHAEAAAEGQPLTRATLAAIAEAVVADVAPRSSWRAEKEFRLHLIKTLAQRVVACAVERAGGKIL; encoded by the coding sequence ATGTTTGATATTGCCCGTTACTACAAGGCGCACAGTGTGGCCGAGGCGGTTGCCCTGCGTCAGGCCGACCCCGAGGCGCGCCTCCTGGCCGGTGGCACCGATGTGATGATCCAGCTCCATCACCTCAACGCCGCCTATCGCCATATCGTCGATATTCACGACTTGCCCGAACTCAAAGGGGTGAGCGAGTTGCCTGATGGGTCGATCCGCATCGGCTCCGGCACCACATTTACCGAGCTCATCGAAAACGAGCTGGTGCAGCGCCGTCTGCCGATGCTGGCCGAAGCGGCTGCCACCATCGCCGGCCCGCAGATCCGCAACGTCGCCACCTATGGCGGCAACATCTGCAACGGCGCCACCAGTGCCGACTCGGCGGCGCCTACCGTCGCGCTGGAAGCTGAGCTGGAAATCGCCGGGCCCAATGGTACGCGCCGCATCCCCATCGCTGGATTTCATACCGGCCCCGGCAAGGTGGCGCTGCAACCGGCGGAGATCCTGGTGGCGTTTCACTTTGCCCCAGACGCGCACCCCCAGGTGGGCTCCCACTACTTCAAATACGCCATGCGCGATGCCATGGATATCGCCACCATCGGCTGTGCCGCCTACTGCCAGATTGAGGATGGTCACTTCAAGAGTCTGCGGCTGGCCTATGGTGTGGCGGCCCCGACACCGGTGCGCACCCCCCACGCGGAAGCGGCAGCCGAAGGGCAACCGCTGACTCGCGCCACACTGGCAGCGATTGCCGAGGCGGTGGTGGCCGATGTGGCGCCGCGATCCTCCTGGCGGGCAGAGAAGGAGTTTCGCCTGCACCTTATCAAAACCCTGGCGCAGCGGGTGGTCGCCTGCGCAGTCGAACGTGCCGGAGGCAAGATCCTATGA
- the xdhA gene encoding xanthine dehydrogenase molybdenum-binding subunit XdhA, giving the protein MSIGLPLKRVDAEAKVTGSARYTDDNIMLGMRHAKYVRSSIAHGKVLAIDASEALALHGVEAVFTHEDVPTTCFRTAGHAWFLDEAKRDVKDRRLLTDHVRHFGDGVAIVVARDPLVAEKAAALVKVTYEPLPVMTDAQSALAEDAYPIHPNGNLLRQSQIRACEPEQAIATADLQFQAHYQTPVVQHCHLETVTCYAYMDQPDHIIVVSSTQIPQIVRSRVAKSLGLPWSSVRVIKPYMGGGFGNKQDVLEEPMAAFLSYKLGGVPVKVTLSREECFFASRTRHGFAIDGTLGINRDGTLKGYQLDVLSNTGGYASHGHSIASAGANKISYLYPRSAFGYDAKTFYSNLPTAGAMRGYGAPQVVFALECMLDDASAELGLDPLEVRIANVAREGDVNQVNQKTIYSAGLPECLRRGGEQFEWERLKAECLAQDPASRVRRGIGVACFSYGSNTYPVGVEIAGARMLLNQDGTVNLQIGATEIGQGSDTVFAQMAAQTLGIPFDQIRVISTQDTDITAYDPGSFASRQSYVAAPAIHQAALQLRARILSLAAQLCHQDVGSLTLIDGYVVLAGAPDKVLISVAEVSVNAYYHLTIGGQITSEVSHKTTTNPPSFGCTFVDLSVDIDLCKVTINRILNLHDAGKILNPQLAEGQVHGGMGMGIGWSLFEEMIIDAKTGVVRNPNLLDYKFPTMLDLPELECDFVQTYEPQSVYGHKSLGEPPIISPGPAIRNAIRMATGVAINELPITPKTLYREFVAAGLIGEGAGEEQHHV; this is encoded by the coding sequence ATGTCCATAGGATTACCGCTCAAGCGGGTGGATGCCGAGGCCAAGGTGACCGGCAGTGCCCGTTATACCGATGACAACATCATGCTCGGCATGCGCCACGCCAAGTATGTGCGAAGCTCCATCGCCCACGGCAAGGTGCTTGCCATCGACGCCAGCGAGGCGCTGGCGCTGCACGGGGTCGAAGCCGTGTTTACCCACGAGGATGTGCCCACCACCTGTTTTCGCACTGCCGGCCACGCCTGGTTCCTCGATGAGGCCAAGCGGGATGTGAAAGACCGCCGTCTGCTCACCGACCATGTGCGCCACTTCGGCGATGGCGTCGCCATCGTGGTGGCGCGCGATCCGCTGGTCGCCGAGAAGGCTGCCGCCCTGGTCAAGGTCACCTACGAGCCGCTGCCGGTGATGACGGATGCCCAAAGTGCGCTGGCCGAGGATGCTTATCCCATCCATCCGAATGGCAACCTGCTGCGGCAAAGCCAGATCCGGGCGTGTGAGCCGGAACAGGCAATCGCAACAGCGGATCTGCAGTTCCAGGCGCACTATCAGACGCCGGTGGTACAGCATTGCCATCTGGAGACGGTGACCTGCTACGCCTACATGGATCAGCCGGACCACATCATAGTGGTCAGCAGTACCCAGATCCCCCAGATCGTGCGCAGCCGGGTGGCCAAATCCCTCGGTCTGCCCTGGTCGAGCGTGCGGGTGATCAAGCCCTACATGGGCGGCGGCTTTGGCAACAAGCAGGATGTGCTGGAAGAGCCGATGGCGGCATTTTTGAGCTACAAGCTCGGCGGCGTGCCGGTCAAGGTGACCTTGAGCCGGGAGGAGTGCTTCTTTGCTTCCCGCACCCGCCACGGCTTTGCCATCGACGGCACCCTCGGTATCAACCGGGATGGCACCCTCAAGGGCTATCAACTCGACGTGCTCTCCAACACCGGCGGGTATGCCTCCCACGGCCACTCCATCGCCAGCGCCGGCGCCAACAAGATCAGCTACCTCTATCCGCGCAGCGCCTTTGGCTACGACGCCAAAACCTTCTACAGCAACCTGCCCACCGCCGGTGCCATGCGTGGTTACGGCGCGCCGCAGGTGGTGTTTGCCCTTGAATGCATGCTGGATGATGCCAGCGCCGAGTTGGGTCTGGATCCGCTCGAAGTACGCATCGCCAACGTGGCGCGCGAGGGGGATGTCAATCAGGTCAACCAGAAGACAATCTACAGCGCAGGGCTCCCTGAGTGTCTGCGCCGGGGCGGCGAGCAGTTCGAGTGGGAACGGCTCAAGGCCGAGTGCCTGGCGCAGGATCCGGCAAGTCGGGTGCGCCGTGGCATCGGGGTGGCGTGTTTTAGCTACGGCTCCAACACCTATCCGGTGGGGGTCGAAATTGCCGGTGCCCGCATGCTGCTCAATCAGGATGGCACCGTCAATCTGCAGATCGGCGCCACCGAGATAGGGCAGGGGTCGGATACCGTCTTTGCCCAGATGGCGGCCCAAACGTTAGGCATTCCGTTTGATCAGATCCGGGTCATCTCGACCCAGGATACCGACATTACCGCCTACGACCCGGGCTCGTTCGCCTCGCGCCAGAGCTATGTGGCAGCCCCTGCCATTCATCAGGCGGCGCTGCAGTTGCGGGCCCGCATTTTGTCGCTGGCAGCCCAGCTCTGCCATCAGGATGTGGGGTCGCTCACCCTGATCGACGGCTACGTGGTGCTGGCCGGCGCACCGGACAAGGTGCTGATCAGCGTCGCCGAGGTGTCGGTCAACGCCTATTACCATCTCACCATCGGCGGCCAGATCACTTCGGAAGTCTCCCACAAGACCACCACCAATCCGCCGAGTTTTGGCTGCACCTTTGTCGATCTCAGCGTCGATATCGATCTCTGCAAGGTGACCATCAATCGTATCCTCAACTTGCACGATGCGGGCAAGATCCTCAACCCGCAGCTGGCGGAGGGGCAGGTGCACGGCGGCATGGGGATGGGGATCGGCTGGTCGCTGTTCGAGGAGATGATCATCGACGCAAAGACCGGCGTGGTGCGCAACCCCAACCTGCTCGACTACAAGTTCCCCACCATGCTGGATTTGCCAGAGCTTGAGTGCGACTTCGTACAGACCTACGAGCCCCAGTCGGTCTATGGCCACAAATCCCTGGGGGAACCGCCCATCATCTCGCCGGGTCCGGCGATCCGTAACGCCATCCGCATGGCGACCGGGGTGGCCATCAACGAGCTGCCCATCACCCCCAAGACCCTGTACCGGGAGTTTGTCGCGGCGGGTTTGATTGGCGAGGGAGCAGGGGAGGAGCAACACCATGTTTGA
- a CDS encoding NCS2 family permease, with product MISERGSNVRQEVLAGLTTFLAMVYSVIVVPSLLGKAGFPPGAVFVATCLVAGCGSLLMGLWAKLPMAIGCAISLTAFTAFSLVLGQQIPIPVALGAVFLMGVLFTAISVTGVRSWILDNLPMGIAHGTGIGIGLFLLLIAANGVGLVIKNPLEGLPVALGAFTSMPVIMTLLGLAVIFGLEKLKVPGGILLVIIAISIFGLIFDPAVKYQGLFALPSLSDDQGKSLIFSLDIMGALSPLVLPSVLALVMTAVFDATGTIRAVAGQANLLDKDGHIINSGKALSADSVSSIFSGLVGASPAAVYIESAAGTAAGGKTGLTATVVGGLFLLMLFLAPLSYLVPAYATAPALMYVGLLMLSNVTKLDFSDFVGAMSGLLCAVFIVLTCNIVTGIMLGFSALVIGRICSKEWHKLNTGTVIIALALVIFYAGGWAI from the coding sequence ATGATCAGCGAGCGGGGCAGCAACGTCAGACAGGAGGTGCTGGCCGGCCTCACCACTTTTCTCGCCATGGTCTATTCGGTGATCGTGGTGCCCAGCCTGCTCGGCAAGGCAGGGTTTCCACCGGGCGCCGTCTTTGTTGCCACCTGTCTGGTGGCGGGGTGTGGTTCATTGTTGATGGGGCTCTGGGCCAAGCTGCCGATGGCTATCGGTTGTGCCATCTCGCTCACCGCCTTTACCGCTTTCAGTCTGGTGCTGGGGCAGCAGATCCCCATTCCGGTCGCGCTCGGTGCCGTCTTCCTGATGGGGGTGCTGTTTACCGCCATCTCGGTGACCGGGGTGCGTAGCTGGATCCTCGACAACCTGCCGATGGGGATTGCCCATGGCACCGGCATCGGTATCGGCCTCTTCCTGTTGCTGATTGCGGCCAACGGGGTAGGGCTGGTCATCAAGAACCCGCTCGAGGGGCTGCCGGTCGCGCTGGGGGCCTTTACCTCTATGCCGGTCATCATGACCCTGCTCGGTCTTGCAGTGATCTTCGGCCTGGAGAAGCTCAAAGTCCCGGGCGGGATCCTGCTGGTGATCATCGCCATCTCCATCTTTGGCCTTATTTTTGACCCGGCGGTGAAGTATCAGGGCTTGTTCGCTCTGCCGAGTCTCTCCGACGATCAGGGCAAGTCTCTCATATTCAGCCTGGACATCATGGGCGCCCTCTCGCCGCTGGTGCTGCCCAGCGTGCTGGCACTGGTGATGACCGCAGTGTTTGATGCCACCGGCACCATTCGTGCCGTGGCGGGGCAGGCCAATCTGCTGGATAAGGATGGCCACATCATCAACAGCGGCAAGGCGCTGAGCGCCGACTCGGTGAGCAGCATCTTCTCCGGTCTGGTGGGGGCATCTCCGGCCGCCGTCTATATCGAATCGGCGGCGGGCACGGCGGCGGGGGGCAAGACCGGCCTCACTGCCACCGTGGTGGGCGGCCTCTTCCTGCTGATGCTGTTTCTGGCGCCGCTCTCCTATCTGGTGCCTGCCTATGCCACCGCACCGGCACTGATGTATGTGGGTCTCCTGATGCTGAGCAACGTCACCAAGCTCGATTTCAGTGACTTCGTCGGGGCCATGTCCGGTCTGCTGTGCGCGGTCTTTATCGTGCTCACCTGCAACATCGTCACCGGCATCATGCTGGGCTTCAGTGCGCTGGTGATTGGCCGCATCTGCTCCAAGGAGTGGCACAAGCTCAACACGGGCACCGTCATCATCGCCCTGGCGCTGGTGATTTTCTATGCTGGGGGGTGGGCTATTTAG